A region of the Oenanthe melanoleuca isolate GR-GAL-2019-014 chromosome 14, OMel1.0, whole genome shotgun sequence genome:
ATGTGGATGTGGGGGTCTCATGTTTTGAGCCACTTGGGAAGGATGCTCTGCTTTCCAAAATCCTTTGGAACTAGAAGTTAATGATAaaacatcctttaaaaataaaatattggcagccccaggtgtgcagagctggtGCAGGCACCACACACCTGTGCTGTGACATCCTGAATTGTATTTTTGGGAGCTGTCTCCccaccagagctgccagcaggctCCCAAAAGCTTGGGGAAGGTTGTTCATCCTGGGAGAGCTGAGTGGAACTTCTTGGAGGAACTGAGCACAACTTTGCTGGCCTGCCAGAGAAGTGGTGGTGTGGAATCAGAGGGCCTCAATTATTCATGTTTTCCAGAATCACATTTCTTCTTCCCAGGGCTGGTTTATAAATGCTGCTGCTATTTCTGATGGTAAATAAcaattttgcattatttatgaGCAGATTTTTACAACTGCTGATGTTACAGCTGCTGCCAAAGCTCTGGGAACACCATCAGTgctgtttgttgttgtttgttccttacacacagcccctcctgctgtgaGCACCatgggggtgggatggggatggggatggggatggggatgaggatgaggatgaggatgaggatgaggatgaggatggggatggggatggggatgaggatggggatggggatggggatggggatggggatggggatgaggatgaggatgaggatggggatggggatggggatggggatgaggatgaggatgaggatggtgatggtgataGGGATGACGGGGATGAGGATggtgatgaggatgatgatgatgatgatgatggggATGATGATGGTGACGATGATGGTGACAATGATGATGATAAggataatgatgatgatgatgatgctgtGCCATCCCAAGTGCTCCCTTAGCACAGCACAGCGAGCAGCAGGGTACAGGTGTCCCTTGTGTGGCCCCTGAACCCGTGGCTGGTGCTCAGTGCTGGCCTGAGCCAGGTCTGGATGTGGGACAGGAGCCCAGGCCGTGGTTAAACtccagaggaggaagagcagaagCTCTGTCCTTGGGGGTGGCTCTGCTGCATTTGCCCTGCTCTGTGacagcttccctgggagctgcaggaggtgacacaggtcACACAGGTGACTGGGAGAGCCACCAGCTGGCCATCATCCTGTGATGAAGGCTGCTCCctctgtgtcacctgtccctgtccctgcaggtgcagcaggagccagtcgtgccctgttcccatccccagctgctcccaggagagctgcaggagcctcttatttgtgctgctgcctgcctggctccagctgtgccccagggatgtgagcagggatggatgtgagcagggactgctgctgctctggcagggatgggatcagagGCTCCCAGCGTGAGGGAGGTGTTCCTGcactcccctccctgctcacagcctgttccaggctctgccagagcaggatccaggctggactgtgctgctcctgcaccttcccctgctgcctttggtgccaggagaggagggatttactgcagggcagtggtgtccccagggcagctgctgccatccagctccttcctgcagggatgtgacACCTCCAGTGCCAGCGTGGCCacctggcagcccctgcccctctgtccctctgtccctctgtccctcttgGGCCCAAGCCAGGTCTCTGATCATGGATTCAGGAGCTGCATCCTTCAGCCCCTGCTAAGCCAGCTGAAAAATTGTCCTGttcttcccagagcagcctgtgccacctcctcccacgtgtcccctgtcccttccACCAGCAATCCAGCCCTTCCCGGGCTCAGCTCAGttgtcccctgtcccttccttcctccctgccccacagggacaccaggaggGTTTTGGGGCACAGCCtgactgcagagagcagcaccagcacagacacTCTGCAGGCACCTACCCCATCTGGTTactttttctctccccagccTGTCTGGAAAAGAACTACAAGTTCTTAAACTAAAGGTTCTTAAACTAAAAGTTCTTAAACTAAAAGTTCTTAAACTACTCTGCCCAGCAAGGCActggaaggcaggaggaggttCCACCTCCCAGAGGAGGAGCACCCAGGTGCTGCTTGGAGCCACCAAGCAGGGATGTGGCTCACAAACGCCACGTTGCCATGGAGCTGAGGATGGGACTGAACCCAGTGAcgctgctgctggaaaacagagtccagagcaaacagcagcaagtTGTGCTCtgtcctccctccctccctgcctcagaTCTTCTCCATCGTGGTGTTCGGCTCCATCGTGAACGAGTGCTACGTGAACAAGGACAGCCAGCACCCCGAGCTGCTCTGCATCTTCAACGAGAATGAGAGTGCCTGCAGCTACGGCATCGCCGTGGGGCTCATCGCCTTCTTCGGCTGCATCTTCTTCTTCGTGGTGGATCTGCACTTCCAGCAGATCAGCAGCGTCAAGGACCGCAAACGGGCCGTGCTGCTGGACCTGGGCTTCTCAGgtactgctgctctgccctgccctgcctgccctgccctgccctgctctgctctgccctgctctgccctgctctgccctgccctgccctgcctgccctgccctgccctgctctgctctgccctgctctgccctgctctgccctgccctgccctgcctgccctgccctgccctgctctgctctgccctgccctgccctgccctgcctgccctgccctgctctgccctgccctgctctggctctctgggtcactgctgtgccctgcccctcACTCTCGAGTCATCCCCACTCCTCCCATGGCCTGACAGGGCTCGTGTGCCttggcaggggacacaggggtggCAGGGTGGTTGTCCCATGCAGCCATGGGCTCAGTGAGCACTGAGGCAGCCCCCTGTggtggctggggacagtggtgTGTCCTCACTCTGCAACTGGAGATGTTCTCTGAGCTGGGTTTGGTGGGGCCATCCACAGGGTGAGGCTTGGTGGTCACATCTCAGAGCCCACACTGGGGTTTTACCCACCCACATCTCCTGTTCTGGCTCAGGAAAAGCACAGGTGGTTTCAGCAGTGCCTCGGGTCTGGTTTCACTTTGTGCACGAgtttggagcagagcaggagcagctcctgtgcagctggggctggggctgcccctgggccctggagctgaggctcatccctgcaggatgctccaggctgggatccTGCCTCACATCCTGacagcctctgctccctgccaggcactgctctcAAACTCTGCCTCTCCTCCTTTGTCCCTGTGATGGACACTGGGAGGAGAAACTAGAGGATCCTGGAGtggtttggttggaagggacattaaagcccTCTCAGTTCCACTTTCCACTATATCAGGATCCTCCAaactcttccagggatccatgggcagccacagcttctctgggcaccctgtgcctgttccatcctcacagggaggaattccttcctaaCACCCACCTGGGAAGTACCTGGGTGGTGACTCTGGGGCACAGGTGGGGTTCAGGCAGGGCCACCACACTGGAAGCAGCATTTACAaccttccagctgctcttccagctgttcccacagGCAGGAGGCCAGGCTGTGACTGGGGTGGTAACACACCTTCCTGGTGTTTGCACTCAGGTGTGTGCAGGTCCTTGAGTGATCATTATCTCCCTCACTGTTGCTGGGCTCTCCTTTTCCCcggggtgctgcagggagtggagctgctgctccagctggagctggggctggcacaggcagcctcaccccatccctgcccctctcaGAGGGCTTTGAACCCCTCCAGTGCTCCAAACATCAcccacacctggagctgctggaggtgctggccCCATGGCACTGAGGGaaccctcctgctgccagagctgctctgggggcaaAGGCTcctctgtgccccccaaaccccctgggATGCCCCCGGGTGGCAGCAGGAGCGATGCCAGCGCCCctggctgggggtgctgctgcttccaggatGAGGAaggtcagagctgctgctgcagagggatttgGCAGCTGCAGTTCCCAGCGCAGCCGTGCTGCCTGCGGGCTGTGCATGACGTCATTTTAACCCCTGCCATCCCGGGGGTgccaccagggctggggtggcactggggacacagcgCCAGCGGGGGGTCAGTGGCAGTGTCCTGCTGGGGAGGATGAGCTGCACTGGGTCCAGTGTTACACACAGGAACAGCTTCCCCCTGCACaaagcagtgccagccctgtgtccctttACCAGCCCCATGTCCTTttgccagccctgtgtccccaaccctgtccctgagccagccccaTGTCCCTTTACCAGCCCCATGTCCTTttgccagccctgtgtccccaaccctgtccctgagccattctgctgctcccacagtgTGGATTAACCattgggagctgctcctgtttcACTTCTGGGTTTTTAACTTCCAAACTGCCCCCAGTGTGATTCTGAGCAATGGCTGAGGTCCAAATTCGGGGGTGGGAGCTGCTTCCCAtagcagggagcagctgctgtaaagCCCCTTGTAAGAGCAGGGGAACAGAAAATATCCCTGAATTCAAGGGTGACCTTTAAGGAGTGAACCTCAGAGGTCTCCTTTAATGCTGGCAACAAGTCACTGTGCTAAAGAGAAGTGAAAACGCTTGTGCAGAGATTTGGGTGGGTTTGGTGACAGGATTGGCTGTATTTGGTGACGTTTCTGTAATTTGGAAAAGGAAACCTGACTAATCCTGCCAAGTCAGGCCTGATGGTTGGGAATTCCCAACCCAGCCGTGCAGGAGGAGACAAGGAACGTGTCCTAAACTGCAATTAGGAGTAAATTCTGAATTAAAGGCCTTGAGCCCTGTACCTCCAGCACTCAGTGTGGATGTGGATACAATTTTATATTGTATTTAGGGATAACTGGCAAGATAAATGGGAATAAAAGGGAATGAAGGAAGGTTCTTCTCTCCCTGCAGTCAGACAGGGAttggcagcctggctgctcatCCTTGTGTGCTGATGGTCCTTGGAAGCTGCTCAGATTCCCAACATCCACAGAATCTGAGACATCAGGAATGATGGAGACCCTGCAAACAGCACCATGGCAGGGTCCAGATTGTGCAGCTCCTCTTCCCAGTGCTGGAAAACAACCCCTGCTGCTGGTCCTGTGTGCTCCTGGCTTTTCCTTGACTCTTCCCTGAGCTCCTtggcactgggcagtgctggtggctgggGATGGAATTAGGGCAGCTCTATCTTGCTCAGCCAGCTTTGCTTCCAGGCAGGAATAATCAAATAATCACCAGAGTGTTTCTGCTCAGTTCCACAGGCCCAGGGGGattctctgcagggctgagcagagctctcaCGTGTCACAGAATCACCgattcacagaatggtttgggctggaaggggaaTTAAAacccatctcattccaccttccaggctgctccaagccctgtccagcctggccttggacactcccagggattcaggggcacccacagcttctctgagcctCCCCACACTctcagggaggaatttcttctcCATATCCAGTGTAAATCCACCCTCCCTCATCTTAGGGCgatttccccttgtcctgttaTTCATTGCCCTTGTGGAATTGAATCCTCTCTCTCCAACATGTCCAGTGAGGATGTGCTAACCCTGGGGGTCATTGAGATCAGGTtgagctgcagctgaactgaACTTCAAGCTGGCACCACACTGACATGACCCCACCAATTTCCTTccatctctgttttatttttaaaaaaacttttggCGCCGCTGCTCCCGAAATTCCTGTTCCTATTGGAAACCTGGGCGACCCAGCTCAGGagaggtgctgggcaggggcagcactgagcagctctgttCCCCTGCAGGTTTCCTGGCCTTCCTGTGGTTTGTAGCCTTCTGCTTCCTGGCAAACCAGTGGCAGAGGACGACGCTGACCAGGGGCTTCTCGCAGGGCGCGGACGCGGCGCGGGCGGCGAtcaccttctccttcttctccatcaTCATCTGGGTGAGGGGCAGAGCACAAacccagcctgcccagggccagggcagagctggaggggcAGGCTGGGCTTTGGAGAAGTGaatcctgcagggctgtgctggggaaagcTGCGTGGAGCTGGTGGTTTGTGACCAGGGAAGCTTCAGCCCAGTCTCGCTGGGGAATTCCAGacttccccttctccccaggctgggaggttttgttttcattgaaaATGTGTTGCCAGCCACGAGCTGCCCTGATCTCAGGACCTCGttggaggcagagaggagcagatcTGTGCACTGAGCAGGTTCATGGGATggctgtgggattttgggagctcTCAAGCCAGGCTGGCCCCTCTGCTTCTAGAAACCCCCTTTGCTCCCGGTtttggctcctgctgggcaGAGGGACTCCAGCCAGGTGAAACCCTGGGCTCACCTGGACCCCACATGAGCTGGGGTGTGCCACTCAGGGCTCTCTGCTCCAGAGGATGTGTgtggagaggcaggg
Encoded here:
- the SYNGR3 gene encoding synaptogyrin-3 — its product is MEGASFGAGRAGGAIDPVDFLKQPQTLLRVTTWIFSIVVFGSIVNECYVNKDSQHPELLCIFNENESACSYGIAVGLIAFFGCIFFFVVDLHFQQISSVKDRKRAVLLDLGFSGFLAFLWFVAFCFLANQWQRTTLTRGFSQGADAARAAITFSFFSIIIWVVLALRALQRYRLGTDMSLFATEQFGSDPSASYPGYPGGSGVESTESYQSPPFSESLEPNPKGYQVPAY